A region of the Dasypus novemcinctus isolate mDasNov1 chromosome X, mDasNov1.1.hap2, whole genome shotgun sequence genome:
AGAGGAGCTTTTTATCATGTTTCACATGTTGGCTCCTAGAAGACAAAgaatttgtcttcattttttcccatAGCTGTTAGCACAGTGATAATGTGCAGTTTAAACCCATAGGTACTTTTAAGAAATACCAAGTAAGGGGGCAGCTTTTAAGAAATGGGCCAGTAAAGGTGTTGCTGTAGTCCCTAACAACCATGCTGTTTCCTCCCATGACTCCAGGCTCGCCAAGCTATGCAGGAACAATTGGCCAAGAACAAAGAACTGACTCAGAAACTCCAGGTAGCATCTGAgagtgaggaagaggagggaggtggAGAAGAACATGGACTCCTGGTCCCTGATGCAGTGAATGAAGTACAAATGAATACAGATGGACCAAATCCCTGGATGCACAGAAGTTGGACCAGTGACGCAAAAGAGGCTGAAGTCCAGAAGAACCCTGAACAACTGTCAGAGCCTGTGGCCAATAAGGATTCTGAAAGTGAGGGAGAGGAAAGACCAGCAGTGGCTGAAGAAGAGATTTTGTTGAAAGAATTTGCAGAAAGGCGAGCCTTTAGAAAAAGGTCTGAGCTCAACCAGGATCCTGAGCCACTGGGTAGTCAAGAAACAAAAGGTGAGTTGTGGTGAAATGGGGGAGTTTCATAGCACTATGGACTGTGAGAGGAAAGGTAAGTGTCCACCTCCCACACTGCCTAGTGATTAGGCTAGAGGGACTTTGAAGAAGGTACAGGTGCAGAGGTATaggctgcggacttggcccagtggttagggcgtccatctaccacatgggaggtctgcagttcaaaccccgggcctccttgactcgtgtgcatctggcccatgtgcagcgctgatgtgcgcaaggagtgccatgccatgcaggggtgttcctgcgtaggggtgccccgtaaggagatccgcccagcgCGACAGGgcgccacccagcgcgaaagaaagtgcagcccgcccaggaatggcgccgcacacacggagagctgactcaacaagatgacgcaacaaaagaaacacagattcccgtgccgctgacaacaacagaagcggacaaggaagatgcagcaaatagacacagagaacagacaaccaggggggagggggggaggaataaattaattgattaattaaaaaaaaagaatgagatgcACTAGGTCCCTGAAGAAAAATTAGATTCAGACCTATTTGTCTTAAAAAGTCATCGAATAAGCAGTCACCTGCATGGCTGCACAGTGTGTATTCAGACACCCTTTCTGCTGTTGAAGGCTTATGCCCTTCCAAATGACATAACCAAAATGGCATGAATTATCATTACCATTCCCTACAAACCAGAGAGAAGTGCACATGGTAGGATGGCAAATCTGAGAAAATCTGTTCCCACCTATAGACACAGAAGATGGATTTTGAGGCACCACTAAACTACTTCAGATTACAGctgtggtgttttttgttttgtgtctAAAGTGGGAGTggcttttttaatgtattttttgttgttgttcaactgtttttttaaatttatttttatttatttctctccccttcccctcccccgccccccccatttgtctgctctctgtgtccattctctgtgtgttcttctgagaccgcttctatccttatcagcggtaccaggaatctgtgtttctttttgttgcgtcagctctccttatgtgcggcaccattcttgggcaggctgcactttctttcgcgctgggtggctctcatggggtgcactccttgcgcgtggggctcccctacacggggagggggggcacccctgtgcagtagggcactccttgagcacatcagcactgcacatgggccagctagcTTATATGTGATCATTTGGGGGAGACCATACAGAGATGAGTGACCTAACAAGTTATGTGGTAAATTAGACTTCTTACTCTCTGGTTAGACTCTGCTTGTGTATTTTCTACCTCTTACCCTAAAGAGATTTCATGTTAACAGTGTTAGCAGCTTTGAGACAGGTTAAAGAACTCTTACTCTAGGGAGAAGCCAGGACATTAGAAAGCCTGCTTAGGAAACTACCTCCCTTCAAAACTCACCTGGCTGTCTGGACAAATTCTTGGTAACGGGATAGGGAATTGGGGATTCTGGAGTCAAGATAAAACAATCCTGGATAAGTGTTTTACAAATAGTTAAGTATAAATTACAATGAAGTTGCATTCAGAGGCCACCTGTTAAAATGGCTCCCTTTTTTAGATTTGAGACTTGGGTGATCTCCACAAGCCGGGTTTACGTATAAGCAAATTAAGCCACAGTCCAAGTTGTATGGTGAGTCACTGGCAAAGACAGGAAAAGAACCCAGGACATCTGCTTCCAACATGATGCTTTTAGCTACTAAACTCCATTGCCTACTACTTGACAGGTAATGGTTAGCAAACTCCAGGAGAGCTAGTATATGGAATCTTCTCTTCCCCATCTGTCCTTGGAATGTCTTTCATGCTACCTAGCCCCCAGTGGATGCTCAATAAACGCTTGTTGTCAAGTGTGCAAATGCTTGTTGTCAAGTGTGCATAATGCTCATTGATAAGGCCACTTACAGCCTCATTTCTGACCACTTTTAAACCACCCCCCTCCAGATTCTAGCAGCCAGGAGGTACTGTCTGAATTGAGAGCACTGTCTCAGAAACTCAACAAGGAAAACCACCAGTCCAGGAAGCCAAAAGGGAGCTCAGCGGGGACTGTTCGCCTGGTTCAGAGAGAGGAGCCTGTCCAGGAAGAGTCCGAGGAGCCCCTGTTGTTGCAGAGGCCAGAGAGAGTACATACTCAGGAGGAGCTAGAAGAGCTGGACAAAGAAGGGTGTTTTCAAAGTAAGGAGCTCCCCAGGCCTGTGTTAGAAGGGCAGCCATTGGAAAGGATCACAAATTATCAGCCTGGTGCCcctaaggagaagaaaaagaaggagcaAATGATTGATCTAAAGAACCTCCTGACCACAAAGTCTCCTTCCGTGAAGTCTTTGGCAGTTCCCACAACGATAGAGGAGATGGTGAGCAGAGCCAGGGTCGTGGGCCATTGTGGGGGATCAGAGTTGGTGCAGAATGTGTCCTCCTTGCCCAAGGGCTAGAAAGAGGGAAGTTTTGTTGTGCGGGGGGCCAGTTCCAGTAGATGAGAGGTCCAGAATTATATGGGGCAGGTTGGGCCCAGTGACTGTAGTAGATGCAAATGTGTGAGCACTGCTGAGATCCCCAGCCATCCAAACCCTCCCTGGGGTGATTCTAAAACTGCCTCAGGAATGGAGGGAATCACTCAGAGCTCTGACCAGATCCTAGGCAGAACAAACTCTAAGGCAAGTCATTGAGTTATTGCCACGGTTTTACTCTCCGGGGTGGGAAGGCGGGTCTCAAATGGTTCAGAAGTCCCCAATTAAGGGACTCAAATTTGCTAATGAGAAGAGCCCTGTCACTTGTCTTTTAAGGATGTAGGTTGGAGGAAGCCCATACTCTGGTCAGGCTGGTTGGAACTACTGATACTAACCCAACCAATCCTTCCTCCACTCCGCAACTTCTTTACTGAAATTTTAAGATTGTGCCATGAGAATGAGCTAGGGGTATTTACCCTAGAAGAGAAAATTCTAgcatggttggccactgattggTTTGTATTGCAAAGCCATCATTGTTCAGCACTTCCCCCTAGGGGGCGCTAAAACGTCATGACCCAAAATGCAAGTGGTCTCGTCATGAACCACTGCTCTGAACCACTGCTTGTAAGGAAAGCCGTCCTTCTCACTCTTGTTTCTTCCCAGGAAGATAAAGAGGAGGCAGAGCAAAAGCAGATGATAAAGGAAGCTTTTGCTGGGGATGATGTCATTAGAGACTTcttgaaagaaaagagggaagctGTGGAGGCGAGTAAGCCCAAGGATATGGACCTGACACTGCCTGGCTGGGGCGAGTGGGGTGGCGCAGGCCTAAAGCCCAGTGCCAAGAAAAGACGCCGGTAAGAACAAGGAAGAGAGCCTATTGGAAAGGCACCAAGTTCTCCCACCTCGCCCTTAAGTGCCCTCCTTGCCCTTTTGACTAAGTCTTTAGTTCTCTTACTCAGATAGCTTACTATTTTGCTTTTCAGGTTTCTCTTTAAAACCCCTGAGGGTCCTCCAAGAAAAGACAAGAATTTGCCAAATGTGATTATCAATGAGAAGCGCAACATCCATGCAGCAGCTCATCAGGTGAGGGCTTAGAGAGCTCTTGTGCTGCCCACTTCTCTTGCTTGGGAGGGCTAGTCTAGTGATCTGTGGTCAAGAGGGACATCTGCTCTTGACCACAGAATCAAATCTACTCTTGTTTTCACTGACTGCCTCTGAGATGAATAATTCCAGATAGGCTATTGCTCTCTTGATTACTGAATGTGAAGAAGGTTTAGATCTGTTAGATAATATTTGCAGCAATGGTGAGGCCCCCAAATCTGCATTGCCATAAAACACCTCAGATAATTCTGATGCCATTGGGTCTCACCAGACCAATAATTACTGTTCTGCAGGCTTGTATTTATTATGGTCAGGGTTTAAAACAGGGTATAAGGTTTGAACTGTGTCTCATGAAGAACAAAGGCAAACTGGTACTTGTTTGGGAAAGTGAAGGGATTTCAGATTATATCATAATGTAATGAGCTAGGGTTATTTACCCTGGAGAGAAGAAAATTTGAGCATAACTGTGCTCATCAAGTTTATAGACTGTCATGTGGAGTCACAGAAGGTAGAAGTTTAGAGAAGAGGCAGAATTAAATTCAAGGAAAGATTTTCCTTCAGTCCAGACCAAGATTGGGCTGCTCTGGGGTAGAAGCATGTTTGTAGAggggactcaagaatgattttaaaCTAGTAAATCTTGAAAGTCTGTGACCCTGGCATCTGTCCCAGCTAGTAAAATATTGAAATGAGTTATATATCCCTCCAaaaaaggaggaggggagaggacaaTTTAATGGGTACAGAAGAAAGGTAAGAAAATACACATTTCCAAAAAAATCTATTTGATCTTATTTTGTGGACCAATCACGGCAGACATTTGAATTGTAACCACTATAATCCCAATGGAGGTCATATAACTAGAAAACAGGCAGTGAATAGAGTAAGAGAGGGGTAAAAAATGAGCTTCAACAGGCCAGAATTCAGGTGAAGGGTAGAGTGTGGATCTCGATAAAGGTCACCCTGCTCCTCCAGGGATCTTAtctatttgttttcttaataCAGTCACAGCAGGCTGACAAAATAGTTTTCCAAGAATCTCATTTgattttccttatctttttaatAAGCTATAGACTACAGGTCCCAACATGCAATAGAAGAAAGTATGCTTCAAGCTGAGGGGGCGGGGGCTCCTGAGACTAAATATTTTGGCCAGGTGCTTTCATTCTCTTGCCCTGGGTGACATGCACAGATCTAGGTATCACTTGAAATGAGACATTCGCTAAACCGAAAGGGAATCTGTTTTTGTCACTTACCCCCAGGGTAGTTCTCAGCTTCTCTTAGCTGTTCCATTGATTATCTCCAAAGACTACTGATTTTAACTTCCCCCTTTTTCTGGTGATTTTCTTCCTCCTCTGGCCAATGAGGAGGTGTTTAAAGATGACTCAAATGTCTGAAGGTTGCGTTGTGGTGGAGTGGAGGAGAGTACCTaggcaagggggaaaaaaaacaaccctcTGTATCAGGGAGCAGAAAGGAAGGGATTGAGAACATGAAGAGGGTATAGGAGGGTCATAAAATCCATAGGGATACAAAAATGCCCAGGTGCTCCTTGTGCTCAGTATATTATGAGCAAACTAAACTCTGGAACAAATAAGTGTGCTGAAAcatatgtgtgcacacatgtTCACAACAGCactgttcacaatagccaaaaggtggaaacagtcCAGATgaccaacaacagatgaatgggtaaacaaaatgtagtatatgcacacaagggaatattatgcagccataaagAATGAAATgttgatgcatgctacaacatggattaaccttgaaaacattatgctgagtgaaagaagccaatcacaaaagaccacatattgtatgattccatttatatgaaagtccagaataggcaaatccatttAGACAAAACAGGTGGGTACTTGACAGGGGCTGGGAGGGGTTGGACAGTACACAGAATAGGGAGCAACTGCTTAATGAGTATGAGGTTTCCTTTTGGTGTGATGGAGATATTTCAGACTAGATAGAAGTGGCGgttatacaacattgtgaatgtactaaatgccaccaaattttttacttttaaatgggtgatttatgttatatgaatttcaccccaattttaaaaagagaaaatcatcCTCCTCTAGGGCGATAGCCCTGGAGCTAGACAGGGGCAGTGTCTGGGTGCATTTTAGGTTTCTAAGATTGTTGGGTCAGCCTAGGGGGTTCCTAATCCAAATTAGAACCCTCCACTCCCAAATGTCCTCAAGCAGATTTGGATGCCTAAGGCTAGATGGGAGTATTAGAATGCCTTGATATCTCAATAGCTTCACCCACTATGGATGTCTCCTAGAACTGTGACCTATGTACCAAAACTTTACCTGACCGGTTCCCAGTAGTGTATATACCTGCACCCCAGGCTTAGCTCGATGCCAaatccctcttccttcctctccaggTGCGGGTGCTTCCATATCCATTCACCCACCATCAGCAATTTGAAAGGACCATCCAGACGCCTATAGGATCTACGTGGAACACCCAGAGGGCCTTCCAAAAGCTGACCACTCCCAAAGTTGTCACCAAGCCAGGCCATATCATTAAGCCTATAAAGGCAGAGGATGTGGGCTACCGGTCTTCTTCAAGATCAGACCTCTCTGTCATGCAGAGAAACCCCAAACGACTCTCCATCCATCACAAAAAACAGCTGAAGAAAAACTTAGTAGATTGAGTTGCTGGAGAAGTTCCCTCTTGTTGCCTGGGGACCAGGAGCCCTGACTACTACTCATCTGGCCCAGTTTTACTCTTAGCTGCCAGACCATTTTGAAAACTGGTCTAGCCCACCGTGGTTAAGCCTCATTTTAGAAATAAAGGcgcttttttaaaatctatttaactGGAGTGTATTTTGCTTGTCTCCCACTTGAATCATTTCAAGTCGGACAACCTTTGACATCCTCCATTGCATTTCTCCATTTGTACTTGTCAGTAGTGACCCCGTTTTCTTATCCAGGATTAGGTAGTTAGTATTATATCATGGTGGAGAGAATTTTCCCTAGTCTGTGATCTGAAATACATCACATCAGATGGGGGCCACCTTAACGAACTACCAGTGATTTGAAGATTCCAGGATAGTAACAAAAGACTATATTCTTAACCTCCCAACCTAGGACCTGGAGGCATAAACTATGCAATTTGAATTTGGCCCCAGTCTTGATCATATGACCAGAATGGTGCTGAAATTGGGTTCTGTCCCCATGAGTCTAACCACCATCCATCCCCTTTGTGCATGGTGGGATGGGTGGGGAGTCTTCCAGTTTCCCAGCTTGCACAAGTTGCTGTCTAATGTAACTAGCACTTTCTCATTCTGTATTCATAACGACAGATTTTGTCATATATGATAAGGTACATGGGCTTCTGGAAATAAAGttctattttcttcccttcctaaCTCTAAGCTAACTCCTTTCCACTGATTCAAAGTATAGATTATACAATCATTACTTGACTACATGGCAGATCCTATGGGTTTCTTAGTTATGAGGAACTTGTTTTTCTTCGGATGACaagaaataatggaaagaatCCGTGGAAGCTGAGGTTCTTAAGGAATTCAAGAAACTTCCCCTCCTGATTCCAAAAGGATAGGCTGTAAAAAACAAAATGGGAGctaatgtagctcaagtggttgagcacctgtttcccatgtaggaggtcctgggttcaatctttggtacctctttaaaaacaatatttttaaagtagtttttaaGAACTACCTATTTGTTGGGGACACATAGGTGCCAATACTACTCTGCTGTTCCAAGAAACTTGGAGGTTTATCCTCCAACTTTTTTTAGATCAAAGCATGttaattttcatgtgtcacaGACCCCTCTGAGTATGtaatgaagtttttatttttagatttatttatctcccctttccccgcagttgtctgctctctgtccattcactgtgtgttctgtgaccacttccatccttagcagcagcactgggaatctgtttctttttgtttcgtcatcttgtgtcagctctccgtgtgtgtggcaccattcttgtgcaggctgcactttctttggcgctgggcggctctccttacccggcgccctccttgtgcgtggggctcccctacgcaggggacacccctgcgtggcacggcactccttgcgctcatcagcactgcgcgcgggccagctccacacaggtcaaggaggcccggggtttgaaccgcggacctcccatgtgataggcagatgccctatccattgggccatgtctaCTTCTCTGTAATGAAGTTCTGAACCCTCCCCAGAAAAAATACACAAACGTATACCCATGTGCATAGCTTCAGGAGCTTTATAGACATTTTTAAGCTCTGGGCCAAAAGGTCTCTGCTACTGGGagttttcttttgcaatttctccCACCAGTAGGACCCTCTTTTCCAAGCACACCACCACTGCAGATCAGCTCATGTATTTTACCTATAAAATAAAGACTCCACAGTAGAGTGATGTATCCAGTGTTCTATATTAAATGAGTGACTGAGTGGAGGCTAGAATCCTAATCTTTGAAGCCAAAAGCTATACCACAAATGCTGTGAGTTTCCCAGTGGTAGTTGTGGGCCCTCCTGTTGCTCATCTTTTAAGAACTAACTGGGGCTGGGAAGGTTCAATATGTTGAGCGAT
Encoded here:
- the UTP14A gene encoding U3 small nucleolar RNA-associated protein 14 homolog A, which codes for MSAIRAAESLLALSQQLELEDLPKDYPLSASEDEGDSDGERKHQKLLEAISFLDGKNRQKLAERSEASLKVSEFNVSSEGTGEKLVLSDLLEPIKTSSSLATVKKQLNRVKSKKTVELPLDKEEVERIHREVAFNKTSQALSKWDPIVQKNRKAEQLVFPLKKEQSAFAPIEHVLSGWEAKTPLEQEIFNILHKNKQPVTDPLLTPVEKASLKAMSLEEAKMRRAELQRARALQSYYEAKARREKKIKSKKYHKVLKKGKAKKALKDFENLRKVDPSAALEELEKIEKARMMERMSLKHQNSGKWAKSKAIMAKYDLEARQAMQEQLAKNKELTQKLQVASESEEEEGGGEEHGLLVPDAVNEVQMNTDGPNPWMHRSWTSDAKEAEVQKNPEQLSEPVANKDSESEGEERPAVAEEEILLKEFAERRAFRKRSELNQDPEPLGSQETKDSSSQEVLSELRALSQKLNKENHQSRKPKGSSAGTVRLVQREEPVQEESEEPLLLQRPERVHTQEELEELDKEGCFQSKELPRPVLEGQPLERITNYQPGAPKEKKKKEQMIDLKNLLTTKSPSVKSLAVPTTIEEMEDKEEAEQKQMIKEAFAGDDVIRDFLKEKREAVEASKPKDMDLTLPGWGEWGGAGLKPSAKKRRRFLFKTPEGPPRKDKNLPNVIINEKRNIHAAAHQVRVLPYPFTHHQQFERTIQTPIGSTWNTQRAFQKLTTPKVVTKPGHIIKPIKAEDVGYRSSSRSDLSVMQRNPKRLSIHHKKQLKKNLVD